One Streptomyces sp. V4I8 genomic window carries:
- a CDS encoding alpha-2,8-polysialyltransferase family protein: protein MIQIFFSATQYAAATVTAALRAGRFGPREGVRRILVVSNTAAIPEIGTPLDRMAGFEKLRPEFDEVRSWNDFISPHHPAGWSPRGQDTLLWEKAVRLAWNLGDEPVEIACESIQANPSRAVADIFADSPIHVYADGLMSYGPTRNRIPHGMSSRIKRVLHLDLVPGLEPMLLAEYGVPPEAVPNDAIVDVLAQIGESGAGILAERLPSDNPPTAVLLGQYLSAIDLITQDEEEQLHIRFLRAAARAGHQDILFKPHPSAPAVFNESLEAVADELGVRLTVLNEPVLAETVFAFLKPKLVIGCFSTALMTAAAFYGIPVARVGTDLLLERITPYENSNRIPLTIIDAALPDAEHAELGSQLELTGMAEGLAPLVRSVGYCMQSRKHHALRDEVTAWLSGNLDRYQHYFKRRRLTSLRLPGGSPVRAEALRRHPAVRKAVRQLRSTARK, encoded by the coding sequence ATGATCCAGATCTTCTTCTCGGCCACGCAGTACGCGGCCGCGACCGTCACCGCCGCCCTACGGGCTGGCCGGTTCGGCCCGCGCGAGGGCGTCCGCCGCATCCTCGTCGTCAGCAACACGGCCGCGATCCCCGAGATCGGCACCCCGCTGGACCGGATGGCCGGCTTCGAGAAGCTGCGCCCCGAGTTCGACGAGGTGCGCTCCTGGAACGACTTCATCTCCCCGCACCACCCGGCCGGCTGGTCGCCGCGCGGGCAGGACACCCTGCTGTGGGAGAAGGCCGTACGCCTCGCCTGGAACCTGGGCGACGAACCCGTCGAGATCGCCTGCGAGTCCATCCAGGCCAACCCCTCCCGCGCGGTCGCGGACATCTTCGCGGACAGCCCGATCCATGTGTACGCGGACGGCCTGATGAGCTACGGCCCCACCCGCAACCGCATCCCGCACGGCATGAGCAGCCGCATCAAGCGCGTCCTCCACCTCGACCTGGTGCCGGGCCTCGAGCCCATGCTCCTGGCCGAGTACGGCGTGCCGCCCGAGGCCGTCCCGAACGACGCGATCGTCGACGTCCTCGCCCAGATCGGCGAGTCCGGCGCCGGCATCCTCGCCGAGCGCCTCCCGTCCGACAACCCGCCCACCGCCGTCCTCCTCGGCCAGTACCTCTCGGCGATCGACCTGATCACCCAGGACGAGGAGGAGCAGCTCCACATCCGCTTCCTGCGCGCCGCCGCGCGCGCCGGACACCAGGACATCCTGTTCAAGCCGCACCCGAGCGCACCGGCCGTCTTCAACGAGTCCCTGGAAGCGGTCGCCGACGAACTCGGCGTCAGGCTCACGGTCCTGAACGAGCCCGTCCTCGCCGAGACCGTCTTCGCCTTCCTGAAGCCGAAGCTGGTCATCGGCTGCTTCTCCACGGCTCTGATGACCGCCGCGGCCTTCTACGGCATCCCCGTCGCCCGCGTCGGCACGGACCTGCTCCTCGAGCGCATCACCCCGTACGAGAACAGCAACCGCATCCCGCTGACCATCATCGACGCGGCCCTGCCCGACGCCGAACACGCCGAACTGGGCTCGCAGCTCGAACTCACCGGGATGGCCGAGGGGTTGGCCCCGCTGGTCCGCAGCGTCGGCTACTGCATGCAGTCCCGCAAGCACCACGCCCTGCGCGACGAGGTGACCGCCTGGCTCAGCGGCAACCTGGACCGGTACCAGCACTACTTCAAGCGCCGCCGCCTCACCAGCCTGCGGCTGCCGGGCGGCAGCCCGGTCCGCGCCGAGGCGCTGCGCCGGCATCCGGCGGTCCGCAAGGCGGTGCGGCAGCTGCGGTCGACGGCCCGCAAGTAA
- a CDS encoding acyltransferase family protein: MSAADQATAPHIRLPLSDRPPVRPRAASRLRALDGLRLLAALMVCMYHFTGKNGEVAASWHQSPGAMFPTLSQLSTYGSLGVQFFFVISGFVICMSSWGRSLGDFFRSRISRLYPAYWAAIVMVTAAAVLLPVVVHPVRPDEFLVNLTMMQQPLGVPRVLGVCWTLWVELKFYVLFALFVIWKGVTYKRVVTFCILWTLASAFARVADNPLTDELVMRDHAPFFIGGLALYLIHRFGSDLLLWGIVGMSFLLGQRYSVMALWHPGAQGEFHRSPYVIQAIVFLSFASVAVVALGWTRWANWRWLTVAGALTYPFYLIHEHLGWFFIRVLHRGLGLGSYPTLALSVLSLLGLAWLMHRFVEKPFGPKLKRGLPAVRF; this comes from the coding sequence ACGGGCTGCGGCTGCTGGCCGCGCTGATGGTGTGCATGTACCACTTCACCGGCAAGAACGGCGAGGTCGCCGCCTCCTGGCACCAGTCCCCCGGGGCGATGTTCCCGACGCTGTCGCAGCTGTCCACCTACGGCAGCCTGGGCGTGCAGTTCTTCTTCGTCATCAGCGGCTTCGTGATCTGCATGAGCAGCTGGGGCCGCAGCCTCGGGGACTTCTTCCGCTCCCGGATCTCGCGCCTCTACCCGGCGTACTGGGCGGCCATCGTCATGGTCACCGCCGCGGCCGTCCTCCTGCCGGTCGTCGTCCACCCGGTGCGGCCGGACGAGTTCCTGGTCAACCTCACGATGATGCAGCAGCCGCTGGGCGTGCCGCGGGTCCTGGGCGTGTGCTGGACGCTCTGGGTGGAGCTGAAGTTCTATGTCCTCTTCGCGCTGTTCGTGATCTGGAAGGGCGTGACCTACAAGCGCGTGGTCACCTTCTGCATCCTGTGGACGCTGGCCAGTGCCTTCGCCCGGGTCGCCGACAACCCGCTGACCGACGAGCTGGTGATGCGCGACCACGCCCCGTTCTTCATCGGAGGCCTCGCGCTGTACCTGATCCACCGCTTCGGCAGCGACCTGCTGCTGTGGGGGATCGTCGGCATGTCCTTCCTGCTGGGCCAGCGCTACTCGGTCATGGCGCTGTGGCACCCCGGGGCGCAGGGCGAGTTCCACCGCAGTCCGTACGTCATCCAGGCCATCGTCTTCCTCTCCTTCGCCTCCGTGGCGGTGGTGGCGCTGGGCTGGACGCGCTGGGCCAACTGGCGCTGGCTGACGGTGGCGGGGGCGCTGACGTACCCCTTCTATCTGATCCACGAGCACCTGGGCTGGTTCTTCATCCGGGTCCTGCACCGGGGCCTGGGCCTCGGCTCCTATCCGACGCTGGCCCTGTCCGTGCTGAGCCTGCTGGGGCTGGCCTGGCTGATGCACCGGTTCGTGGAGAAGCCGTTCGGGCCGAAGTTGAAGCGCGGGCTGCCGGCCGTTCGCTTCTGA